GCGGCCCTTGGGGTGGAGCATGAAGATGTCGACCTTGGCACGGCCGGCCAGCGCGTCGATCGCCGCCGATCCGGTGTCGCCGCTGGTCGCGCCGATCACGGTCAGATGGGTGTCGCGCCGCGCCAGGAAACGCTCGAACAGCAGGCCGAGCAGCTGGAGGGCGACATCCTTGAACGCAAGGGTCGGGCCGTGGAACAGCTCCATCAGCCACTGGCGATGGTCGAGCTGCTTGAGCGGCACCACCGCGGCATGGCTGAAGCGGCCATAGGCCGCCTCGCACAGCTTCTTCAGTTCCGCCTCGTCGAGCGCGCCCGCGACGAACGGCTTCATCACCGCGACGGCGGTATCGACATAGGAAAGCCCGCGCATCGCTGCGATCTCGGCCGTGCTGAAGCTGGGCCAGCTTTCGGGCACATAGAGGCCGCCGTCCGAGGCGAGGCCCGCCAGCGTGACATCTTCGAATCCGAGGCGCGGGGCCGAGCCCCTGGTGCTGATATACTGCATGACCGGCGGCCCTTAGCGGCAGCGCGCCCTTGCGGCAAGGCAAAGGGCGGGCGTGGCCCCGTCGCGGATCAGAAAGCGACGCCGAGCGATACCCGCATGTCATGTGCCGAAATCTCGCGCGTCGTCGGCATGGCGCGATATTTGCCGTAGCTCGCGCCGACCGACACCGGGCCGGTCTGAATCGGAGCCTCGACGTTCAGCGAAGTCGCCTCGGGGGCGATCGGCCGGTTGGTCCAGCGCGTCATCGCGGGGTCCGACGGGCCGAGCGCGGCGACGGCTCGCGACGATGCTTCGGCCGGTCGGCGCGAATGGGCATCGGCGGTGGCCGGCGCGGCCGTGACTTCGGCCACATTGTTCGGCGCGGCATTCAGGCGGAACTGGCCGCTCCAGTCGAGGACGACCGGCTGTGGAACCGCAGGCTCCGCCCGCAACGGTGCGGCAAGGGTCAGCAATGATAGCGCGATCAGGCGAACCATGGCTGCCCCATAGCATGGTTCGTCGATCTCCGCTCGGCTTTCCATTCCGTTAGCCGAGAGACACCCGGAGCCGTTCCGTCCGCGGGCGCGCCTGTTCATGGCGCGGCAGGGCGTCGATCGTATCGAACCAGCCGATCCGGCTCTCGCGCCAGATATGGAAATTGGGCGGCAGCGCGATCGGGTCGTCGAGCGTCGCCAGGGCCAGATCGACCAGATCGGGAGCGTCGTCGACCACCATCGCGAGCGAACTTCCGCAGTCGCCGCAGAACCAGCGCTCCCCGATGTCCGAGGACCGGCGCCGCACGGGCTCGCCCGTTTCGAAAAGCAGGTCGTCGCGTGGAATGCTGGCATAGGCCATGACCGGCGCGCCGCTGAAGCGCTGGCACATCCGGCAATGGCAATAGCCCGCATCGAACGGCTCGCTCAGCACGCGATAGCGGATGGCGCCACACAGGCATCTGCCGTTCAGGCCGTCATCGTCCATTACTGCTCTCCCATAGAGGCAGTTGGGCAACGTCCCGCGGGACGCCCATGCTCCGGCCGATGATCCGAACGGTTCGATTCGTCGGACGAGTGCTGGAAGTGTCAGAAGATGAGCCCCAGCGACACGCGCAGATCACGCGCGGGGATCGCGTTGGGATCGGCGACCGGGCGGAAATCATTATAGGTCGCGCCCAGGCTCAGCTTTCCCCGGGTCGCGCTGGTCGAAAGGCTCAGCTTGTCGCCGTTCGAGGTGCTGATGCCGTTGGCCGCGAAGCGGCGATAGCTGGTCCGCGTCGCGGCAAGATCGCCCAGGTCGAAG
The sequence above is drawn from the Rhizorhabdus dicambivorans genome and encodes:
- a CDS encoding GFA family protein; its protein translation is MDDDGLNGRCLCGAIRYRVLSEPFDAGYCHCRMCQRFSGAPVMAYASIPRDDLLFETGEPVRRRSSDIGERWFCGDCGSSLAMVVDDAPDLVDLALATLDDPIALPPNFHIWRESRIGWFDTIDALPRHEQARPRTERLRVSLG